In Kitasatospora sp. NBC_00240, the following are encoded in one genomic region:
- a CDS encoding endonuclease/exonuclease/phosphatase family protein, translating to MPASGPGPDGGHRVRLLSYNIRSLRDDRRALARVVRACEPDVVCVQESPRYWRPGGQAAWLARRTGTEILAGGGRIAAGPLLLGRPGLEVLAVRDRLLPKTRGLHARGFATALLRAGDSAAFSVTSCHLSLDPSERYTQFELLPEQIAPGEHGVIAGDFNEHPDGPGWQLLAGRLQDGHPTAPWGGTFTSVPDNPYQRIDAVFATPGVQVLACGVPHGLPGVDEADLRAATDHLPVLAVLEIPAPTGWP from the coding sequence CTGCCGGCCTCGGGGCCGGGGCCGGACGGCGGCCACCGGGTACGCCTGCTCAGCTACAACATCCGCTCCCTGCGCGACGACCGGCGCGCCCTGGCCCGGGTCGTCCGGGCCTGCGAGCCCGACGTGGTCTGCGTCCAGGAGTCCCCGCGCTACTGGCGCCCCGGCGGTCAGGCCGCCTGGCTGGCCCGGCGGACCGGTACCGAGATCCTGGCCGGGGGCGGGCGGATCGCGGCCGGCCCGCTGCTGCTCGGCCGCCCTGGCCTCGAAGTCCTCGCCGTCCGGGACCGGCTCCTGCCCAAGACCCGCGGCCTGCACGCCCGCGGGTTCGCCACCGCCCTGCTCCGGGCCGGCGACAGCGCCGCCTTCTCGGTCACCAGCTGTCACCTCAGCCTGGACCCTTCGGAGCGGTACACCCAGTTCGAGCTGCTGCCGGAGCAGATCGCGCCGGGGGAGCACGGGGTGATCGCCGGCGACTTCAACGAGCATCCCGACGGCCCGGGCTGGCAGCTTCTCGCCGGACGGCTCCAGGACGGCCATCCGACCGCGCCCTGGGGCGGCACCTTCACGTCCGTCCCCGACAACCCCTACCAGCGCATCGACGCGGTCTTCGCGACGCCCGGCGTCCAGGTGCTGGCCTGCGGCGTCCCGCACGGCCTGCCCGGGGTCGACGAGGCCGACCTGCGGGCCGCCACCGACCACCTGCCGGTGCTCGCCGTGCTGGAGATCCCGGCGCCGACCGGGTGGCCGTGA
- a CDS encoding DUF4352 domain-containing protein — protein MRATPVVRAVSLLAGLTLATLAGCSAHSIETEPASKASTAAGSTAPAGSTAASGSAGLPSGPSGGNGGNGGTAARAQVGDTLELPGSASGSRMAVTVTQVVDPAAPNDQFSTPRAGNRLVSVQFRLHNIGTAVYSDAPSNGAQVIDGQGQGFNADIFVTTQAGPPFPATVNVAPGDTALGFISFQLPAGSTLAKVQFTLDSGLADATGQWRVDPAATSSQATTAPQATGAPSGASPPAASAGGAGAPAADARATVEAYYAAVNAKDYPTAWALGGKNLNSSYQDFKAGFASTARDNLTVTSVNGPVVGVVLDAVQNDGGHRVFAGTYTVRGGVIVGADIH, from the coding sequence ATGCGTGCCACCCCTGTCGTCCGTGCGGTCTCGCTGCTGGCCGGCCTGACACTGGCCACGCTGGCCGGCTGCTCCGCACACTCGATCGAGACCGAGCCCGCGTCGAAGGCCTCCACCGCAGCGGGCTCCACCGCACCGGCCGGATCGACGGCGGCGTCCGGGTCCGCCGGGTTACCGTCCGGACCCTCCGGCGGGAACGGCGGAAACGGCGGGACGGCCGCGCGGGCACAGGTCGGGGACACCCTGGAGCTGCCCGGCAGCGCGTCCGGGTCCCGGATGGCGGTGACCGTGACGCAGGTGGTCGACCCGGCCGCGCCGAACGACCAGTTCTCCACCCCGAGGGCCGGCAACCGGCTGGTGTCCGTGCAGTTCCGCCTGCACAACATCGGGACCGCCGTCTACTCCGACGCCCCCTCCAACGGTGCCCAGGTGATCGACGGCCAGGGCCAGGGGTTCAACGCCGACATCTTCGTCACCACACAGGCCGGGCCGCCCTTCCCCGCCACCGTGAACGTCGCGCCCGGGGACACCGCTCTGGGGTTCATCTCCTTCCAGCTGCCGGCCGGCTCCACCCTCGCAAAGGTCCAGTTCACGCTGGACTCCGGCTTGGCCGACGCCACCGGGCAGTGGCGGGTCGACCCGGCGGCGACGAGCTCGCAGGCGACCACGGCCCCGCAGGCCACCGGCGCCCCGTCGGGTGCCTCCCCGCCCGCCGCCTCGGCCGGCGGCGCAGGCGCACCGGCCGCGGACGCCCGGGCGACCGTCGAGGCGTACTACGCCGCCGTCAACGCCAAGGACTACCCGACCGCCTGGGCGCTGGGCGGCAAGAACCTCAACTCCTCGTACCAGGACTTCAAGGCGGGCTTCGCCTCCACCGCCCGGGACAACCTGACCGTCACGTCGGTGAACGGCCCGGTGGTGGGTGTCGTCCTGGACGCCGTGCAGAACGACGGCGGCCACCGGGTGTTCGCCGGCACCTACACCGTGCGCGGCGGCGTGATCGTGGGCGCGGACATCCACTGA
- a CDS encoding DUF5304 family protein, producing the protein MTTADDRTGRPAEESADRGRPGDSDGPEAGPGLGGRRDAGPEHPFGPELGLLVDEVRRLARAVGEKAEEAGVPQFAAAALGSLGSLASGGSPGSLGSLSELPGALRAKHPEVYGHLSAAGGELLAAYRAAVSGHERRWAAGDSARSEHIDLDTPDGPSDKE; encoded by the coding sequence ATGACCACTGCCGACGACCGGACCGGCCGGCCCGCCGAGGAGAGCGCCGACCGGGGGCGCCCCGGCGACAGCGACGGCCCCGAGGCCGGACCCGGCCTGGGCGGGCGGCGGGACGCCGGCCCGGAGCATCCGTTCGGTCCGGAGCTCGGCCTGCTGGTGGACGAGGTCCGGCGGCTCGCCAGGGCCGTCGGGGAGAAGGCGGAGGAGGCCGGTGTGCCGCAGTTCGCGGCGGCGGCCCTCGGTTCGCTGGGTTCGCTCGCCTCGGGCGGTTCGCCGGGCTCCCTGGGATCGCTCTCCGAGCTGCCGGGCGCGCTGCGTGCGAAGCACCCCGAGGTCTACGGACACCTCTCCGCGGCCGGCGGTGAACTGCTCGCCGCCTATCGGGCCGCTGTCTCCGGGCATGAACGCCGGTGGGCGGCCGGGGACAGTGCCCGCAGTGAGCACATTGACCTCGACACGCCTGACGGACCGTCCGACAAGGAGTGA
- a CDS encoding ROK family glucokinase, with protein MALTIGVDVGGTKIAAGVVDEAGEILARTRVPTPADPQWAVDAIAQAVRELKELHPDVTAVGVGAPGFVDRDRSTVIFAPNIDWENEPLKARIEELTGLETVVENDANCAAWAEFRFGAAAAHSDMVLITVGTGIGGGIVLDGRLHRGRFGVAGEIGHLNMVPDGLLCGCGGKGCWEQYGSGRALRRYGREKSAADPVRGKRMLELNDGVAETIRGIHITEAAEDGDPLALECYDELADWLGRGMADLAALFDPGVFVLGGGVSDSGRLLLDPVAKSFQRYLTGGVHRPRAEVVLASMGSAAGIAGAGDLARTV; from the coding sequence ATGGCTCTGACCATCGGCGTCGATGTCGGCGGTACCAAGATTGCGGCCGGCGTGGTCGACGAGGCAGGCGAGATCCTGGCCCGGACCCGGGTACCCACCCCGGCCGACCCCCAGTGGGCGGTCGATGCCATCGCACAGGCAGTACGCGAGCTCAAGGAACTGCACCCGGACGTGACGGCGGTGGGCGTAGGGGCCCCCGGCTTCGTCGACCGGGACCGCTCCACGGTGATCTTCGCGCCCAACATCGACTGGGAGAACGAACCGCTCAAGGCCCGGATCGAGGAGCTCACCGGCCTGGAGACGGTCGTCGAGAACGACGCCAACTGCGCGGCCTGGGCCGAGTTCCGGTTCGGCGCGGCGGCGGCCCACTCCGACATGGTGCTGATCACCGTCGGTACCGGCATCGGCGGCGGCATCGTCCTGGACGGCCGCCTGCACCGCGGCCGGTTCGGCGTGGCCGGCGAGATCGGCCACCTCAACATGGTCCCCGACGGCCTGCTCTGCGGCTGCGGCGGCAAGGGCTGCTGGGAGCAGTACGGCTCCGGCCGCGCGCTGCGCCGCTACGGCCGCGAGAAGTCCGCCGCCGACCCGGTGCGCGGCAAGCGGATGCTGGAGCTCAACGACGGCGTCGCCGAGACCATCCGGGGCATCCACATCACCGAGGCCGCCGAGGACGGCGACCCGCTGGCCCTGGAGTGCTACGACGAGCTGGCCGACTGGCTCGGCCGCGGCATGGCCGACCTGGCCGCCCTCTTCGACCCGGGCGTCTTCGTGCTCGGCGGCGGCGTCTCCGACTCCGGCCGGCTGCTGCTCGACCCGGTCGCCAAGTCCTTCCAGCGCTACCTGACCGGCGGCGTCCACCGCCCGCGTGCCGAGGTCGTGCTGGCGTCGATGGGTTCGGCCGCCGGCATCGCCGGCGCGGGCGACCTGGCCCGCACCGTCTGA